One window from the genome of Hydractinia symbiolongicarpus strain clone_291-10 chromosome 1, HSymV2.1, whole genome shotgun sequence encodes:
- the LOC130626179 gene encoding uncharacterized protein LOC130626179: MIFVGDLYQLPPVLQKPIYADYYDEIFNIHHLWRTFKFCELSEVMRQREDFSFIDLLNNVRIGELSENDVNVLNSRVIDKTDDNYPVDALHIFAENEPARLHNQTMLEMINQTVLTVEAIDQVPNYVPNHIYVRILNMSLSQTKGLIFHLKIKIGSRAMLHEI, encoded by the coding sequence ATGATTTTTGTTGGTGATCTTTATCAACTACCGCCAGTTCTTCAAAAACCAATATATGCTGACTACTATgatgaaatatttaatatacATCACCTCTGGAGgacttttaaattttgtgaatTGAGTGAAGTCATGAGACAAAGAGAGgatttttcttttattgattTACTGAATAATGTTCGTATTGGTGAATTAAGTGAGAATGATGTGAATGTTTTAAATTCAAGAGTTATTGATAAAACAGATGACAATTACCCTGTAGATGCTTTACATATTTTTGCTGAAAATGAACCAGCACGGCTACATAACCAGACAATGTTAGAAATGATAAATCAAACTGTCCTGACAGTTGAAGCAATAGACCAAGTACCAAATTATGTTCCAAATCATATATATGTTAGAATTTTGAACATGTCTTTGAGTCAAACTAAAGGTTTAATTTttcatctaaaaataaaaattgggtCCAGAGCAATGCTTCATGAAATTTGA